One genomic segment of Eikenella corrodens includes these proteins:
- a CDS encoding S24 family peptidase has product MSSFKERLQFLWGDAKPAQIARDLNWSISGVLRIFEKDTIPKAETLVSIQKLKGCDWNWLMTGEGVPFPKEAAAGGNQELHEPVAGYNAKWIAQSIQTAPGVRDTLGNPVDLSEFVFIPRYNVRASAGNGFPVGNEEPLFPMAFRRFWIEHYLNADPKDLSVIKVRGDSMEPVLCNNDNILVNHAKRKPGNGLFVVRIGGELVVKYTQIMPGSKLLLKSANEIYEPFELDVAEPDADVEIVGRVEWFGRQV; this is encoded by the coding sequence ATGAGTAGCTTTAAAGAGCGCCTCCAATTCCTATGGGGCGATGCCAAGCCAGCACAAATCGCAAGAGATTTAAATTGGTCTATTAGCGGCGTATTAAGGATTTTTGAAAAAGACACCATTCCAAAAGCTGAAACCCTTGTTTCAATTCAAAAATTGAAAGGGTGCGATTGGAATTGGTTGATGACAGGGGAAGGTGTACCATTCCCCAAAGAAGCGGCGGCAGGCGGTAACCAAGAGTTGCACGAGCCTGTCGCGGGCTATAATGCAAAATGGATCGCCCAAAGTATCCAGACTGCCCCGGGGGTGCGGGATACGCTCGGTAATCCCGTGGATTTGAGCGAATTCGTCTTTATTCCCCGCTACAACGTCCGGGCTTCTGCCGGCAACGGCTTCCCGGTGGGCAATGAGGAGCCTTTGTTCCCGATGGCCTTCCGCCGTTTTTGGATTGAACACTATTTAAATGCCGACCCCAAAGACTTATCGGTAATCAAAGTGCGTGGCGATTCGATGGAGCCAGTGCTGTGCAACAACGACAATATCTTGGTTAATCACGCCAAGCGTAAGCCCGGCAATGGTTTGTTTGTTGTCCGCATCGGCGGCGAGCTGGTCGTTAAATATACGCAAATCATGCCCGGCAGCAAGCTCCTGCTCAAATCTGCCAATGAGATATATGAGCCTTTCGAGCTGGATGTAGCCGAGCCGGATGCCGATGTCGAGATTGTTGGCCGCGTGGAGTGGTTCGGCCGTCAGGTTTAA
- a CDS encoding phage portal protein family protein yields the protein MLASDAKQLAATLTRQLIAPLLYLNKGITDPANIPYFEFDTRQPEDMKLYAEALPELVQLGMKIPLEWAHEKLAIPQAADDQDILAVRGAQPELRQAQASRYRQVALSRQGEIIYPDQLALDDGIAGYLKNTELPALLEPLIKQLGQAIAEGGSYEEAAERLLAAYPQLDTAQLQEALGRVLFVADLWGQIGGR from the coding sequence TTGCTGGCGTCTGACGCCAAGCAGCTGGCGGCCACGCTGACCCGGCAGCTGATTGCGCCGCTGCTGTATCTCAATAAGGGCATCACCGACCCGGCCAACATCCCTTATTTTGAGTTTGACACCCGCCAACCGGAAGACATGAAGCTGTATGCCGAGGCGCTGCCCGAATTGGTGCAGCTCGGCATGAAAATCCCGCTGGAATGGGCGCATGAAAAGCTGGCCATCCCGCAGGCGGCCGACGACCAAGACATATTGGCCGTGCGTGGTGCCCAGCCGGAACTACGGCAGGCGCAGGCCAGCCGCTACCGGCAGGTAGCCTTGTCGCGGCAGGGCGAAATCATCTATCCCGACCAGCTGGCGTTGGACGACGGTATTGCAGGCTACCTGAAAAATACCGAGCTGCCTGCATTGCTCGAGCCGCTGATTAAGCAACTCGGCCAAGCCATCGCCGAAGGCGGCAGCTATGAAGAGGCGGCCGAGCGCCTGCTGGCCGCCTACCCGCAATTGGACACGGCACAGCTGCAAGAGGCGCTGGGGCGTGTGCTGTTTGTGGCGGACTTGTGGGGGCAGATCGGTGGGCGCTAA
- a CDS encoding phage head morphogenesis protein, with the protein MGANQVDLAYAFGLPPERAIRYFETLGYTVPTDWPQRMQQAAAKAQTIAGIYRQDVVADIHRALGESAAKGTPFAKFKDAVERQLTAKGLHLDQAGDMVDATTGELLGKGITPQRLEVIYRTNMQNAYMAGRWQELQDNRAAMPYLQYTAVMDNRTRPLHRELHGQVYHIDDPFWDTYYPPNGFNCRCTVTAYSAADLTRRGLEVSDSEGRLEEVYRVVNKAGDTEPTRAIRLADGRSFMADRGFDGNVGKRHLAQLGQLQMQRAVDLPPRLASMAVGEALKQPAFFKALSDEFIRRFDFLAAGGHGSNRIMHVGVLHTELLDALAAHNIMPQSAVISMGDADITHALRDSKAASGQALDAAIIRRVPELLLKPDSVYVQTNAKNPTLWFIYETEQGKLVLLVDKPEKKSKEMMNIVRTGGRITNWKEALNQHTLVWGKAPAGMK; encoded by the coding sequence GTGGGCGCTAATCAAGTGGATTTGGCCTATGCCTTCGGCCTGCCGCCGGAGCGTGCCATCCGTTATTTTGAGACTTTGGGCTACACGGTGCCGACCGATTGGCCGCAGCGGATGCAACAAGCAGCGGCCAAGGCGCAGACCATCGCCGGTATCTACCGGCAGGATGTGGTGGCCGACATCCACCGTGCGCTGGGCGAATCGGCGGCCAAGGGCACGCCGTTTGCCAAATTTAAGGATGCGGTGGAGCGGCAGCTGACGGCCAAGGGGCTGCATCTGGATCAGGCAGGCGATATGGTGGACGCCACCACCGGCGAGTTGCTGGGCAAGGGCATCACGCCGCAGCGCTTGGAGGTGATTTACCGCACCAATATGCAAAATGCGTATATGGCCGGGCGCTGGCAGGAGCTGCAAGACAACCGTGCCGCCATGCCTTATCTGCAATACACCGCCGTTATGGACAACCGCACCCGCCCGCTGCACCGTGAGCTGCACGGGCAGGTGTATCACATCGACGACCCGTTTTGGGATACCTATTATCCGCCCAACGGCTTTAATTGCCGCTGCACGGTAACCGCCTACAGCGCGGCCGATTTGACCCGGCGCGGGCTGGAGGTTTCTGACAGCGAGGGGCGGCTGGAGGAGGTGTACCGCGTGGTGAATAAAGCGGGCGACACCGAACCGACCCGCGCCATCCGTTTGGCCGACGGCCGCTCCTTTATGGCCGACCGCGGCTTTGACGGCAACGTGGGCAAGCGGCACTTGGCGCAGCTGGGGCAGTTGCAGATGCAACGGGCGGTGGATTTACCGCCTCGGTTGGCGAGTATGGCGGTGGGGGAGGCGCTGAAACAGCCGGCCTTTTTTAAGGCGCTGTCGGATGAGTTTATCCGGCGCTTTGATTTTTTGGCCGCCGGCGGCCACGGCAGCAACCGCATAATGCACGTGGGCGTATTGCACACCGAGCTGCTGGATGCGCTGGCCGCCCACAACATCATGCCTCAGTCGGCCGTTATCAGTATGGGGGATGCGGACATTACCCATGCCTTGCGCGACAGCAAGGCGGCAAGCGGTCAGGCTTTGGATGCAGCCATTATCCGGCGTGTGCCGGAGCTGCTGCTGAAGCCGGACTCGGTGTATGTGCAAACCAATGCCAAAAATCCGACATTATGGTTTATTTATGAGACCGAGCAGGGCAAATTGGTATTGTTGGTGGATAAGCCGGAGAAGAAGAGCAAAGAGATGATGAATATCGTGCGAACCGGCGGCAGAATCACGAATTGGAAAGAAGCATTGAACCAGCATACACTGGTTTGGGGAAAAGCCCCGGCAGGAATGAAGTAA
- a CDS encoding phage portal protein family protein, producing the protein MPHFIVDLPQRVTLKHNQLKLLGVNGQEPQDLWPLGWIVHRHQARSGFLARGGLMRSLAWPYLFKNYSVRDLAEFLEIYGLPVRIGKYPAGASDKEKTTLLNALVGIGHNAAGIIPETMMLELLDAASGSGDTFMSMVDWCERTQSKIILGGTLTTQADGKTSTKPTLRAVGKLGRQP; encoded by the coding sequence GTGCCGCACTTCATTGTGGATTTGCCCCAGCGCGTTACCCTGAAACACAACCAGCTCAAACTGCTGGGCGTGAACGGGCAGGAGCCGCAGGACTTGTGGCCGCTGGGCTGGATTGTGCACCGCCATCAGGCGCGCAGCGGCTTCTTGGCGCGCGGCGGGCTGATGCGCTCGCTGGCGTGGCCGTATCTGTTTAAAAATTATTCGGTGCGCGACTTGGCCGAGTTTTTGGAAATTTACGGCCTGCCGGTGCGGATCGGGAAATACCCGGCCGGCGCATCGGACAAAGAAAAAACCACCCTGCTTAACGCGCTGGTGGGCATCGGCCACAATGCGGCCGGCATCATCCCGGAAACCATGATGCTGGAACTGTTGGACGCGGCCAGCGGCAGCGGCGACACCTTTATGAGCATGGTGGACTGGTGCGAGCGCACCCAATCCAAAATCATCTTGGGCGGCACGCTGACCACGCAGGCAGACGGCAAAACCAGCACCAAACCAACCCTGCGGGCGGTGGGTAAACTTGGCCGGCAGCCATAA
- a CDS encoding helix-turn-helix domain-containing protein, with product MQKNTADWHRADVVAALKKAGWSVRALSVASGLGPDTLRNALYCPFYPKGEKIIADALGMKPEDIWPQRHAARNFRPTLRKVANA from the coding sequence ATGCAAAAAAATACAGCAGACTGGCATCGCGCGGATGTGGTTGCTGCGCTCAAAAAGGCAGGATGGTCAGTGCGAGCCTTATCAGTAGCCAGTGGGTTGGGGCCTGACACTTTACGAAACGCTCTTTACTGCCCGTTTTACCCGAAGGGCGAAAAAATCATCGCAGACGCTTTGGGTATGAAACCGGAAGATATTTGGCCACAACGGCATGCGGCTCGAAACTTCCGACCAACGCTACGAAAAGTAGCGAATGCCTGA